The Monomorium pharaonis isolate MP-MQ-018 chromosome 5, ASM1337386v2, whole genome shotgun sequence genome includes a window with the following:
- the LOC105840193 gene encoding nucleoplasmin-like protein ANO39, which produces MSLAGGMCISGTGLQPPTPPRAGASRLTVSAGFRGSLASDIQGTATGGATRGVPRTDGAKEAATPPSPYPPRRPAARSRLVDNDEMRQRVPTPSSEDLPSTLSMDDEVAELMAELDEERGEEEEQQQPISGDDSGGGGDNDDDNTSSLSEYNVADDDTEEEKEEEEEEEPPLKKQRNSGSSVNNSNSNSDNSAAATKPIMTIHPSGRPAKKILAYWMLDEDEHPDADIDDNDPDVEEKS; this is translated from the exons ATGTCGCTGGCCGGAGGCATGTGCATCTCCGGCACTGGACTCCAGCCCCCTACTCCTCCGCGGGCCGGGGCATCAAGACTCACGGTATCCGCGGGCTTTCGGGGGTCCCTGGCCTCCGACATCCAGGGTACCGCAACGGGTGGCGCCACCCGGGGGGTCCCGCGGACAGATGGGGCAAAGGAGGCTGCGACCCCTCCATCGCCTTACCCGCCGCGGCGACCAGCCGCTCGCTCCCGG TTAGTAGACAACGACGAGATGCGTCAACGCGTACCTACTCCCTCGAGCGAGGATCTCCCGTCGACATTGTCGATGGACGACGAGGTTGCCGAGTTGATGGCGGAACTCGACGAGGAGAGAGGGGAGGAGGAAGAGCAGCAGCAGCCGATAAGCGGCGACGAtagcggcggcggtggcgacAATGACGACGATAACACCTCGTCGTTATCGGAATACAACGTCGCCGACGACGATAccgaggaggagaaggaggaggaggaggaggaagagccTCCGCTCAAGAAACAGCG CAACAGCGGCAGCAGCGTTAATAACAGCAACAGCAATAGCGACAACAGCGCAGCAGCAACAAAACCAATT ATGACAATTCATCCCTCAGGTCGGCCGGCCAAGAAAATTTTGGCCTACTGGATGCTCGACGAAGACGAGCATCCAGACGCTGACATAGATGATAATGATCCAGACGTGGAAGAGAAAAGCTAA